The sequence CACTGCACCTCCCGGTGTCCCGCCCTGTTGACGGACCCGGGGCGGCCAAAGATTGCACGACTGGAGATCAACGCCGCCGTTCGTGCCGGCGAAAACGGGACGACGCAAGATCGATGAAGCTGCCACCATCGAGGGGTGCTGCTGACCCTGACCACGACCCACCGTCCCGGGACCGACCTCGGCCACCTCCTCGTCAAGCACCCGGACCGCGTGCAGAGCTTCGAGCTGCCGGCGGGCACCGCGCACGTGCTCTACCCGGAGGCGGACGAGCAGCGGTGCACCGCGGCGCTGCTGGTCGAGATCGACCCGCTGCGGCTGGGCGGCGGCCGGGGTCGCAGGCAGGCAGCCGCCCCGGACTCCTTCACCCTCGGCCAGTACGTCAACGACCGCCCGTACGCCGCGTCCAGCCTGCTCTCCTCGGCGTTGGCCAAGGTGTTCCGGTCGGCGCTGCGCGGCGAGTCCCGCGGCCGGCCGGAGCTGGCCGCCACTCCGATACCGCTGGAGGTGCGCGTCCCGGTGCTGCGCTGCCGGGGCGGCGCCGAGCTGGCCGTACGGGTCTTCGCCCCGCTCGGCTGGACGGTGACCGCCACGCCGATCCCGCTTGACGAGACGTACCCGGAGTGGGGCGACAGCCGATACGTGGAGCTCACGCTCGCCGGCACGCTGCGGGTCGCCGACGCGCTCAACCACCTGTACGTCCTGCTGCCCGTGCTGGACGACGCCAAGCACTACTGGGTGGCGCCGGACGAGGTGGACAAGCTCCTCCGGGCCGGCGCGGGCTGGCTGGCCGACCACCCGGAACGGTCCCTGATCACCCGCCGCTACCTGGCCCACCGCCGGGCCCTCGCGGGCGAGGCCCTGGCCCGCCTGGCCGAGCTGCGCCTCGCCGACGAGCCACCCGCCGACGACAGCGTCGACCCGGCGGGCCCGACGGAGGAGACGGACAAGAAGCGCGCCTCACTGGCCGTACGCCGCCGGGATGCGGTCCTGGCCGCGCTGCGGGCCAGCGGCGCCGGCCGGGTGCTGGACCTGGGCTGCGGCGGTGGCGCCCTGCTCACCGCGCTGGTCGCCGACCGGCGGTTCACCGAGATCGTCGGGACCGACGTCTCCAGCCAGGCGCTCACCCTGGCCGCCCGGCGGCTGCGGCTGGATCGGCTGCCGGAGCGGCAGCGGGACCGGATCCGGCTGTGGCAGTCGGCGCTGACCTACCGGGACGACCGGCTGCGCGGGTACGACGCCGCGGTGCTGATGGAGGTGGTCGAGCACGTCGACCCACCGCGCCTACCGGCGCTGGAGGACGCCGTGTTCGGCCACGCCCGGCCCGGCACGGTCGTTGTGACCACGCCGAACGCCGAGTACAACGTCCGCTACGAGGGGCTGGGCGCGGGCCGGTTCCGGCACGCCGACCACCGGTTCGAGTGGAGCCGGGCCGAGTTCGCCGCCTGGGTCGACCGGGTGTCCACGACCCACGGCTACACCGCCACGATCAGCGGCGTCGGCGACGAGGACCCGGAGGTCGGGGCCCCGACGCAGCTCGCCGTGCTGACCTGCGGCGAGACGGACGACCGGAAGGAGGAGACCAGCGCATGACCATCCTGGACATTCCCGAGCTCGCCCTGGTGGCGCTGGTCGGGGTCTCCGGTTCGGGCAAGTCGACCTTCGCCCGCCGACACTTCCTCCCCAGCCAGGTGCTCTCCTCGGATTCTTTCCGGGGGATGGTGGCCGACGACGAGAACGACCAGTCGGCCTCCGCCGACGCCTTCGACGCGCTGCACCACGTCGCCGGGCTCCGGCTGCGCCGCGGCCGACTCACCGTGGTCGACGCGACCAACCTCCAGCCGCACGCCCGGGCCGCCCTGGTGAAGGTGGCCCGTGAGCACGACGTGCTGCCGGTGGCGATCGTGCTGGACGTGCCGGAGGCGCTGGCCTGGGAGCGTACGCAGGGCCGGGACGACCGGACGCACGGCCGGCAGGTGCTCGCCCGGATGCAGCGGGACCTGCGACAGTCGTACGGGCGGCTGGCCCGGGAGGGCTTCCGCAAGGTGCACGTGCTGCGCGGGGTCGAGGAGATCGAGGCCGCCGAGATCCGGTACGAGAAGCTCTTCAACGACCGGCGGGAGCTGACCGGGCCGTTCGACATCGTCGGCGACGTGCACGGCTGCCGGGAGGAGCTGGAGGCGCTGCTACTCCGGCTCGGCTACACGCTGCACCGCGACGACGCGGGCCGCCCGGTGGACGCTGTGCACCCGGCCGGGCGTACCCCGGTCTTCGTCGGCGACCTGGTGGACCGCGGCCCGGACTCCCCCGGCGTGCTCCGCCTGGTGATGGGCATGGTGGCGGCCGGCCACGCGATTTGCGTGCCGGGCAACCACGAGCAGAAGCTGCTGCGCAAGCTGCGCGGCCGGGACGTGCGGCTCACCCACGGCCTGGCCGAGACGATGGACCAGCTGGCGGCGGAGCCGGCGGGCTTCGTCGCCGAGGCGGCGGCCTTCATCGACGGCCTGGTCAGCCACTACGTGCTGGACGGCGGGCGGCTGGTGGTCGCGCACGCCGGCCTCAAGGAGGCGTACCAGGGCCGCGCGTCCGGCCGGGTCCGGGCGTTCGCGCTCTTCGGGGAGACCACCGGCGAGACCGACGAGTACGGCCTGCCGGTGCGCTACCCGTGGGCGCGTGACTACCGGGGCTCGGCCATGGTCGTGTACGGGCACACCCCGACCCCGGAGCCGGAGTGGGTGAACAACACCATCTGCATCGACACCGGCTGCGTCTTCGGCGGCCGGCTCACCGCCCTGCGCTACCCGGAGAAGGAGCTGGTCTCCGTCCCGGCGGTGAAGGAGTGGTACGCCCCGGCCCGCCCGCTGGTCGTGCCCGCCCCGGCCCGCCCGGACACGGTGCTCGACCTGGCCGACGTCACCGGGCGGCGGCACCTCAGCCACGCGTACGGGACGCTGACCGTGCCGGCGGAGAACGCCGCCGCCGCGCTGGAGGTGATGAGCCGGTACGCAGTCGACCCGGGCCGGCTGGTCTGGCTGCCGCCGACCATGGCGCCCTGCTCGACGTCGACCGTCGAGGGATACCTCGAGCACCCGGAGCAGGCGTTCGCCGACTACCGCGCGGCCGGCGTCGAGCGGGTGGTCTGCGAGGAGAAGCACATGGGCTCGCGGGCCGTGGTGCTGGTGGAACGGGAGCCGGGGCGGTTCGGCGGCGGGGCGGTGCACACCCGTACCGGCCGGCCGTTCTTCGGCCCGCCGCTCGACGACGAGCTGCTGGCCCGGGTCCGCGCCGCGATCACCACGGCCGGGCTCTGGGCCGAGCTGGGCACCGACTGGCTGCTGCTCGACTGCGAGCTGCTGCCCTGGTCAGCGAAGGCGGGCAGCCTGATCCGCGAGCAGTACGCCGGGGTGGGCGCGGCCGGGCGGGCGGCGCTGCCGGCGGTGCTCGCCACGCTGGACGCCGCCGCCGCGCGCGGGCTGCCGGTCGGGGAGCTGCGCGGCCGGATGGCCGACCGGGAGTCCGAGGTCCGGGCGTACTCGGCGGCGTACCGGGCGTACGTCGGGGCGACCGACGGGCTGCGCGGGGTGACGCTGGCACCCTTCGCCGTGCTGGCCGGGGCCGGGGCGAGCCACGCCGACCGGGACCACGGCTGGCACCTGGCCCTGGCCGACCAGCTCTGCGCGGCGGACCCGGAGTTCTTCACCCCGACCCGGCGGCAGGTGGTCGACCTGACCGACGAGGCGGCGGTGACGGCGGCCACGGACTGGTGGCTGGCGCTCACCGCGGCCGGCGGCGAGGGCATGGTGGTCAAGCCGTACGCCGGCCTGGCCGCCCGCTCGCCGAAGGGCTCGCTGCTCCAGCCCGGCATCAAGTGCCGGGGCCGGGAGTACCTGCGGATCATCTACGGCCCGGGGTACACCGAGCCGGGGCAGCTCGCCGCGCTGCGCCAGCGCTCGCTGGGACGCAAGCGGGGGCTGGCCCTGCGCGAGCACGCTCTCGGCCTGGCCGCCCTGGACGCCCTCGCCGAGGACGCCCCGCTCTGGCGCCGCCACGAGCTGGTCTTCGCGATCCTGGCCTGCGAATCCGAGCCCGTCGACCCCCGCCTGTGACCGGTACGACCGGTCCGGCGTGGGGCCGGACCGGACCCGGGTACCCTTTGTGGCCGTGGACACAGCAGACAAAACCCGGTTCCTCTCCGAGAACGTCGCTCTGAATCCGCTCGACCCGAAGGACCTGATCAGCACCTTCGGGCTGTTCGGGGTCTGGGCGATCCTCTTCGCCGAGACCGGCCTGCTGGTCGGCTTCTTCTTCCCCGGCGACTCGCTGCTCTTCCTGGCCGGCGTGGCCGCCTCGCCGGTGGCGGACGCGATCTTCGGCGCCGGTGCCCGGATGAACCTGGTCGGGCTGCTGATCGGCGGGCCACTCTGCGCGATCGTCGGCGCCCAGCTCGGGCACTGGCTCGGCGCCCGGTACGGCCAGCGGATGTTCGACCGCCCCAACTCCCGACTGTTCAAGCGGGAGTACGTGGAGAAGGCCGAGTACTACTTCCAGAAGTTCGGCCCGGCGAAGGCCGTGGTGCTGGCCCGCTTCATCCCGATCGTGCGGACCTTCCTCAACCCGGTGGCCGGGGTGCTGGGCATGCCGGCCCGGCAGTTCTTCCTGTGGAACGTGATCGGCGCGATCCTCTGGGTGGACGGCATCCTGCTGATCGGCTACCTGCTGGCCGACCAGATCTACAGCGCGATCGGCGACAAGATCGACCGGTACATCCTGCCGGTGGTCGCGCTGATCATCGTGATCTCGGTACTGCCGATCTTCTTCGAGTTCCTCCGCGACCGCCGGGCGCGCAAGCGCGGCGAGGCGGTCTCGGTGGTCGCCGCGGCCAGCGCGGCCGGGGCCGTCGACGCACTCCGGCGGGAGGCCGGGGACGACGACGACCCACAGCACGGCCAGCGCCGCCGCTGATCTCCGGGTACGCCGATGGCCGGTCCCCTCGGTGGGGGCCGGCCATCGGCATGGACCTGTCGACCTGCGGGTGGTGCGGATGACGGGCAGCCGTCACCGTCCGGTGGTGGCGCCACCCCTGTCACGCCACCCGACGCGGACCACGTCCGGTTTCAGCGAGCCTTCTTGGTGGCCCGCTTGCGCGGCGGGGTGAGCAGGTCCGCGATCGTGGCGATCGCGGACGGCACCAGCCGGTAGTACGCCCAGACACCGCGCTTCTCCCGCTCCAGCAAGCCGGCCTCGGTGAGGATACGCAGGTGGTGACTGACCGTCGGCTGCGAGAGGCCGAGCGGCGCGGTGAGGTCACACACGCACGCCTCCCCCTCGGGGGCCGACTGGATCAGACTGAGCAGCCGCAGCCGGGCAGGGTCGGCGAGGGCCTTCAGCACCCCCGCGAGCCGCTCGGCATCGGCACGTTCGATCGGCTCGCCGGCAAGCGGCGAGATCTGAGGCATGGTCATTTCAGCCAACGCAGTTCCCACGTATTCCATCCTTCCACCAGCAGCATCGATCCGCCTGCATATCAGCAGATCCGAATCGGCAAACTTTTACGCCACAAGGCCGAGGTCAGCCAACGTATAGGCCGCCCGATACGGCAGCCCGGCGGCTCGTACCGCGTCGCCAGCGCCTCGATCAACAATAACCGCCACGCCCACCACCTCGGCTCCGGCCTCGCGTAGCGCCTCAACCGCAGTCAACACACTGCCGCCCGTGGTCGAGGTGTCCTCGACCGCCAGGACCCGTCGGCCTGCCACATTCGGCCCCTCGATGCGCCGCTGGAGACCGTGCGCCTTGCCCGCCTTGCGGACCACGAACGCGTCCAGTGGTCGGTCGGTCTCGGCCGCCGCATGCAGCATGGCAGCGGCGACCGGATCGGCCCCGAGGGTCAGCCCACCGACGGCGTCGTACTCCCAGTCGGCGGTCAGGTCACGCATCACTCGACCGACCAACGGTGCGGCCCGGTGATGGAGCGTGACGCGACGCAGATCGACGTACCAGTCCGCCTCACGGCCGGACGAGAGCACCACCCGCCCATGGACCACAGCCAGTTCGGTGATGAATTTACGCAGGTCGTCGTGGTCCCCCATGGCGATAGAGGGTACTGCGCAAGTCTGGGAGGCGCGTCTCGGGTCCGCCTGGGTCAACCCTGCGGGCGACCGACGAGTGGCGATGTCCGGCTACGCTGTGCGACCGTCCATCCGGGTCGGCGGGCAGGGATCCCATCGGCGGGACGCGCACCCGACCGGTCCGGGTCAGTCGCCGGCGCGTCCGGCCCGCCCCCGGACGTCCCGGGAGAGGCCGCGCAGCAGCCGCCTCGGTGCGTGCCGCAGGCCCGCCACGACCACCTTGTACTTCCAGCTCGGCACGCTGACCAACTTGCCTTTCCGCAGGTCACGCAGCCCTTCGTCGACCACGTCGTCGGTCCGCAACCACATCCAGGCCGGCATACGGGACATGTTGATGCCGGCCCGCTCGTGGTAGCCGGTGCGGGTGTAGCCAGGGCAGAGCGCCATCACCCGCACCCCGAGCGGCGCCACCGACGGGCCGATCGACTCACTGAAATTCGTGACCCACGCCTTGCTGGCCGAGTACGTCGAGCCCGGCATCGGCACGCCGAAACCAGCGACGGAAGAGACATTTATCACTATCCCGTTGCCTCGCCGGATCATCGGTGTCAACGCCGCGTGGGTCAGCCGCAGCACCGCGAGCACGTTCAGCCGGAGCAACCGGGCCTCGTCCTCGACGGCCGACCGGACGAACGGGGTGTTGAGGCTGGTCCCGGCGTTGTTCACCAGCATTCCGACCGGCGGCTCGGCAGCGAGCCGCCGTTCGACCGCCGCGCAGCCGTCGTCGGTGGACAGATCGGCGGAAATGGTTTCGATCCGGCGGTCGTACCGGCGGGTCAGCTCGGCGGCGGCGGCGCCGAGCCGGCCGGCGTCCCGGGCCACCAGGACCAGGTCCCATCCGTCGGCGGCGAGCCGGCGGGCGAACGCCTCGCCGATGCCCAGGCTGGCACCGGTGATCAACGCACAACGCGCGGAGGCGTGCTCGTCGGTCACGGGCGGTCCCCAGGGGGTGGCGTCGGCCCGCTGGGCACGGCCGGAGGCATCGGCCCGGTCGGCACAGCCGGAGGCATCGGCCCGGTGGGCACAGCCGCGGACGGGGGTGGCGGCCCGGTGGGCACGGCGCGGCGGAAGAAGGCGCCGGCCGCGGGGAGCGCCAGCAGCACGGCGACCAGGAGGTACCCGAGGACCTGCGCCACCGACATGGCCGCGTTCAGCGGAATCCACCAGGCCGGGTACGCGTCGCCGACGAGGGCGAGCAGTTCGGCGGTGACCTGCTCGTCGGCACCGAGGCGCAGCGGGGCGGCCCGCTGACCGACCAGCACCGCCAGGCCGCAGCACCCGCAGAGCAGGCCCAGCCCCGAGACGACCCAGGTGAACACCCGAGCGCCGGGACGGCCGGAGAGGAGGCCGAGGGCCAGGCCGACGAGCAGCACCGCCATGAGCACGCCAACCACGGCCGACAGCACGGTGGAGGCGCGCAGCAGCGACACCACCGTGTCGATCTCGCCACCGCCGGCTCCGGTCCCCGCCGCCGCCGTGCGGAACCGGTCCACCGTGCCGCCCGTGATGAGCAGACTGGCAACCGCGTACGCCACGGCGCCAGCCGCCATCAGCAGCAGGACCGCCGCCGCCGAGACGACCGGCCCCGGACGGCGGGGCGGGGCCTGAACGGGATACGACACGACATTCCCTCCGGTAGGTGTCGGCTTGCAACCTACTCGGAGGGATCGTCGGCGTCGCTGTTATCGGAGCGTCAACTTGCCGAGGGCGGTTCCGGCTCACGGCCCTCGCCGGGCTCGGGCGACGGACCGGGCTGGCCCGGTGCCGACGGCTGCCCGGGCTGACCCGGCTGGCCCGGCTGGCCCGGCACCGACGGCTGGCCCGCTGGGCCCGGCTGACCGGGAGCGGGCGGATAGCCAGGGGCCGGCGGGTAGCCGGGAGCCGGCGGCTGACCGGGAGCCGGCGGGTAGCCCGGAGCGGACGGCTGACCGGGGGCTGGCGGGTAGCCCGGAGCGGACGGCTGACCGGGAGCCGGCGGATAGCCGGGAGCCGGCGGCTGACCGGGAGCCGGCGGATAGCCGGGAGCCGGCGGCTGACCGGGAGCCGGCGGATAGCCCGGAGCCGACGGCTGACCGGGAGCCGGCGGGTAGCCGGGGGTCGGTGGGTAACCCGGGTAGGCGGCGCCCGGGAGCGGCGGCTCCCAGGTCGGCTGGGGCTTGCGGAAGAACTCGTTGGCCGCCGGCAGGGCCAACAGGATCAGGGCAGCCAGCAGGGCGAGCAGGGCCAGCAGGCCGAGCGCCGTGGACAGCGGGCCGTACCAGGACGGCAGGGCCTCCTCCAACCGGCGCTGGATCTCCTGGCCGCTCGGCATGTTGCCGCTGGTCGAGCCGCCGCTGGTCAGGCTGCCGGCCGCGGTGTTCACCAGGCCGCCGCCAGTGCAGCAGACCAGGATGCCGCCCAGCACCCAGGTGGTGATCCGGGCGCCGTTCTTCCCCCGGTTGTTGAGTAGGGCCAGGACGACGAGCCCGATCGCGAGCAGCAGCGAGAACACGGCCGCCGCGATGGAGATCCCGTACGCGACATCGGCCGCCGACTCGGCGGCGGTGCCCCGGTACGCGTCCCGCAGGACCTCCCGGACCGTGCCCATGGTGGACAGGGTCAGGATCAGATTCACCACCTGGATGGCGGCGACGAGGATGAGCAACCAACTGGACGTGGTCACCACGCCCGGACGGGCGCGGGGTGGCGTCCCCGAGGCATCGGCCATAACTCTTCTTCCCTCCCTAGATCACACGACTACCGTAACGAGCCCGGGCGAGGTGAGCACGGCACGAGAGCCGGACCCGCCGCGCAGGTCCCGGCCGACGGACGCGGCCGGCAGCCGCCACCCGTCAGTAGCCGCGCCACTCCGTACGGGCGTAGTCCAGCACCCGGGGCTGCAACAACGTGGAGGCGGGCACGTCCAGCCGGGCCCGGTCGGCGGGGAAGCTGGCCGCGGCGGCGAGCACCGGCGGGGTGAGGAAACGCAGCGGCGGGGCGTCGGCGGGCAGTTCCAGCGGCGGCGGGGTGGTGCCGGGCGCGGCGAGGACGAACCCCCAGTCGCCGAAGCTCGGCACGTCCACGTGGTACGGCACGGTGCCGAAGCCAGCCTCGCGGATCGAGCGCTCGATCGACCAGTACGACCGCGGCGCGAAGTACGGCGAGCCGGACTGCACCACCAGCCGCCCGCCGTCGGCGAGCACCGAGCGGATCAGCGCGTAGAACTCGATCGTGTAGAGCTTGGCGGTGGCCGTCTCGTCCGGGTCGGGCAGGTCGGCGATCACCACGTCGAAGCGGTCCACGGCGGTACGCAGCCAGCCGAACGCGTCGAGGTTGAGCACCCGCACCCGGGGGTCGGCGAGTGAGTTCCGGTTGAGCTCGCGCAGCTGCGGCTCGGTCCGGGCCAGGCGCACCACCGCCGGGTCCAGGTCGACCACGGTCACCCGGCGCACGTCCGGGTACCTGAGGATCTCCCGGAGCGCCAGGCCGTCGCCGGCGCCGAGCACCAGCACCTCGCCGCGCGGGCCGCGCATCGCCGGATGCACCAGCGATTCGTGGTAGCGGTACTCGTCGACGGAGCTGAACTGGAGGTCGCCGTTGAGGAAGAGCCGCAGGTCAGTATTGGCGTGGCCGACCTCGCGCACCGACCGGGTCAGCACGATCTCCTGGTAGCGGCTGCGTTCGGCGTGCACCACCGGGTCGCGGTAGAGCTGCTGGCGGGCGGTCACCTCGAAGTCGTGCGCGGTGACCCAGGCGTACCCGAGCAGCAGGGCGACCGCGACGGAGCCGGCGCCCAGCACGAGCCGGGCGCGGCGGCCGAGGTCGGCCCGGAAGACCGTGCACACCAGCGCGAGGCCGGCGACGGCGTTCACCGCGCCGACCACCAGGGCGCCCTTGAGCTGACCGAAGATCGGCATCAGCAGGAACGGGAAGGCCAGCCCGCCGAGCAGCGCGCCGACGTAGTCGGCGGCGAACAGGTCGGCCACGGCGCTGCCGGCGGACTGCTCGCGGATGCGTTGCAGCAGCACCATCAGCAGCGGGATCTCCGCCCCGATCAGCAGGCCGAGCACGAACGCGGCGCCGACCAGCGCCGGCCCGTAGAGGTCGAGCCAGGCGAAGGCGGCGTAGAGGCCGAGCACGGAGAGCCCGCCGAGCAGGGCCAGGGCCAGCTCGATCGCGGCGAACGCGACGGCGGCCCAGGGCTGCAACGGCTTGGCGACAAGCGCGCCGACGCCCATCGCGAAGACCATCACGCCGAGCACGATCGACGCCTGGCCGACCGTGTCCCCGATCAGGTAGCTGCCGAGGGCGACCAGCGCCAACTCGTACACCAGGCCGCAGGCCGCGCAGACGAAGACCGCGAGCAGGACTCCCGCGCGGGCCGGCCGCCAGCCCGGCCGCGCCGGCGCGTCGGTGGTCACGCCTTCCCTCGGGTACGCCCGGCGGCTCCCGCCCCGGCGCGCTGCGCGGGCCCGGGTGCCCGGAGCTTGCGGCGCTGCACCACGCCCACGGTGACGAGGAGCGCGGCGAGCAACAGGAGCCCGACCGCGCCGAGCAGGAAGCCCCAGCGGTCCCGCCAGAAGTCGTTGCCGGCGTCCGGCAGCGGGCTGGGTGCCGCGACGGGAGCGGCGGTCGGGGTGGCGGCCGACTTCGCGATCCCCGCCTCGGCGGCGAGCAGCGGCAGCGTGGTGGCGGCCCGGGTGATCGCCCAGCCGGGGTCGTCGATGAAGGTGGCGTCGTCGAGCCCGAACTGGCCCAGCCCACGCTCGATGGCGTAGAGGCCGGCCAGGTCGAGGTCGTCCGAGCCCTTCACCTCGATCGTGGCGGAGTCCTCCGCCTCGCTGCTCTCGGCGGTGTAGGTGATGTCCGCGTACACCTCGATCCACCGGGGGCAGCCGGGCGCGTCCTCGACCGCGGTGCCGTCGCCCTGGTTCGAGCCGACGCTGACCACGTCGTACCCGTCCACCAGGCGCCAGCCGTAGCAGATGCCCTGGCTGGTGAAGGCGGCCTGCAGGATCGGCACGGTGTCCGTGCGTTCCTCGGCCGCCGGCGCGGGGACGTTCAGGTCCTCACTGCAACCGGTGATCCCCAGGACGACCGCCCAGATCAGGGTGAGCTTCAGGATGCTCGACCTCCCCTTCCGGGCGGCCGGCCGCTTCCCGGTGGCCATCAGCTGATCGCGGCGGCGATGATCGCGCCGGTGGCCAGGTGCACCACGGCGGAGACCCAGACCGCCGGGTGCGGCTCGGCATCGACCAGCAGCTCGCCGAGCTTGCCCGGGGTGGCCGCGTCCAGCAGCAGGAACGCCGCCGCCATGATCACCAGGCCGAGGATCCCGTACGCGGCCGCGCCGACCAGGCCGAGCACGAAGTCGTCGGCGCTGGCGGCGATCGCGGCGACCACGATGATGCCGACGCCGGCCAGGTTGGAGACGAGCAGCACCGCCGCGTTGCGGTTGCGCTCGGTCCAGATGAGTTCGTTGAGCCGGCCCGGGGTGGCCAGGTCGACCAGCAGGTAGCCGATGCCCATCAGGACGACGCCCACCACGCCGTAGGCGAGGGTGACCAGCAGATCGGTGACGAGATGCTGCACAGGGAAACTCCAGGGTGAGGGGTCGGACGCACTACTTGCCGGCACCGGGGCCGCCGCCGCGTACGGTGCTGCCACGGCCCCAGCCCCAGCCGTGGCCGACGACGTGGTGGTAGCGGGGGTACGCGGTGGTCATCCGTTCGAGCAGGATCAGCGAGCCGGCCGCGATCGGCAGGATCACCACCGAGTCGTCGTCGTAGCGGAGGTACACCCCGCTGCCGTCGACGTACTGGTCGGCGGGCTGCCAGGCGTCGGTGATCTCCTTCGAGACCTGGCTCGGCGGGCGCGTGGAGGTGTAGGCCAGGGCGTCCCGGCCGATGTCCCGGCTGGTTGCCCGGGTGTAGCGGTCCTCGACGTAGCCGCGCGGGGAGAAGTTGCCGGAGAAGATGGCGAACACGGCGACCAGCACGCCGACCACGGCGACGGCCACCCCCACCACGAACCACCGTCGGTACGTCACAGCGCCACCACCGTCTCGGTCAGGACCAGTTCGTTGGTCTGCGGGTACGCGTGCCAGGTGCGCCAGGCCACGGAGCCGCCCGGCGGGTCGGCGCGGACGGAGAGCGCGGTGATCGCGTCCACGTCGCCGGGAAAGACCCCGACCAGCGCGTACGGGTCGTCGGCCAGCTCGGCGCGGAGCGCGGCGACCCGGGTGCGCAGGCCGTCACCGGCCGGCCGGAGCACCGTGGCGGTGAACCGGTAGCCGGTGCCCTCGTCGTACAGGGTGTCGGGCAGGTGCGGTGGCCGGCCGGGCAGGCAGGCGACGGTCTCGGTCAGCTCGCCGCAGACCACCTGGTGCGAGGCGCCGAGCAGGCGCAGCCGCAGCCGGACGCCACCGGGCAGGGTCAGCTCGCGGACGTGCAGGGCGGGCCGCTCGGGGTCGCCGAGCGCCAGGCTCAGGTCGGCGGCGCGGGTGTCGACGTACGGAGTGT comes from Micromonospora viridifaciens and encodes:
- a CDS encoding DUF2617 family protein: MLVALDTPYVDTRAADLSLALGDPERPALHVRELTLPGGVRLRLRLLGASHQVVCGELTETVACLPGRPPHLPDTLYDEGTGYRFTATVLRPAGDGLRTRVAALRAELADDPYALVGVFPGDVDAITALSVRADPPGGSVAWRTWHAYPQTNELVLTETVVAL
- a CDS encoding DUF4247 domain-containing protein, which gives rise to MTYRRWFVVGVAVAVVGVLVAVFAIFSGNFSPRGYVEDRYTRATSRDIGRDALAYTSTRPPSQVSKEITDAWQPADQYVDGSGVYLRYDDDSVVILPIAAGSLILLERMTTAYPRYHHVVGHGWGWGRGSTVRGGGPGAGK